GGCCGGCAAGATGGCATTTTTTTCACGAAAAAGACAGCCTGCCTGCTGGCACGTTGCAGCCCCGGCTTGCTCCTGCTGCCGAATTAGCTTAAAAATTCTTTGCTCCGGGCTTGCTGTCGCTCTTTCAAACCCTGCCGCGTAAAAGCAGGGCGGCAGGGCTGCTCCGAGTGTCACTTTACGCAGGGGTTGACTTTCGCGCGCTGGCTGCTATATTTCTTGCCCGCTCTCCCTTTCTCACCCGAGGTTGCCCGTTTATGAAAGTAAGTCAACTCCTTGCGCTCGGTAGTCTTAGCCTGCTGACGATGAGCAACAGCTGCAAAAAAGAGGACGATGTGGTGCCTTGCAATGCCTCGGCCGACGTGACGACCGCCCAGGTGACCGGCCTGCAGCTCAACATTATCGAGCCCGTACCCAACGTGGGGCAAACCAACGAGTACATTATCAACTCCAAAGCCGAGTACCAGGCGCTTTTTGCCTGCAAAAAGCTGCCCGCGATAGATTTTACGACCCATACCCTACTGGCCGGCAAAACCCGGACGCCCGCCGGCTGCCACTTGCTGGCGCAGCAGGTAACCCAGACCTGCACCGGCTACATCTACACCGTCAAGCTGGCCTCCGACGGAGGCAGCACCGCTACCAACGTTGTGTATTACGTGCTGCTGCCCAAGCTGCCGCTTGCGGCAAAAGTGGCGTTCGATGTGCAGCTGCCGCCCGTAGCGGCCAGCAGTGGGGAGGCCGCGGTTGATGTTGTGAAATGATTTTTAGTTAATGAAGCGGTTTAGGACTACTGAATTTAAGAGGGCATCCTGCTTCGACAAGTTCAGCAGGATGCCGTCTTGAATTTAGTAAATATTAAAAAATAACTATGTAAACTACTTGCCAAGCTGACCCAGCAATTCCTTCACGGCCGTATCGAGCTGGGAGTCGTGGCTGGTGTAGCTCTCGCCGATGGGACGGGTTACGGGCACATCGACGGGGCGGGGGTTCATTTCCATCACCTTGCCGTCGCGGGTCGAGCGCACGGTGCTGGTGGGCAGGCGTAGCGAGGAGCCGTCGAGCAGGGTGGTGCCGGAGGTGAAGATAATCCAGCCGCCAGTGGGCTCGCCCACGATTTTGCCCAGCTTCGAGGCCCGGTAGCCTTCGCTGAAATCCTCGGCATCCGACAGGGAGTGCTGGTTGGTGACGAGCACCGTGGGCAGCTCCAGGCTGCGCTGGCCGAGGGCACTGCGGGCCGGCACGGGCGTGGCCATGTCGCGGCTGGCCATGCTGAGGTAGCTGCGCCGGGCCAGCACATCAATGGCGTACACGTTCACGAAGCCGCCGTTGTTGTTGCGTACGTCTACCACTACCCCGTCGCGGGTCATGTTTTCCGCATCGAGGTCGAGGTAGAGCTGCGAGAGCGAGGCCGCCGACATATCGAACATGTGCACGTAGCCGAGCCGGCCGCCGCTGGCCTGGGCCACGTAGGCGCGGCGCTCTTCTACCCACTGCCGGTAGTCAAGGGCCTTCTCCGTCTCGCGGCTGAGCGGGCGCACCACTACCTCCCGCTCCTTGCCATCGGCCGCCGAAACGCGCAGCGTGGTGCGGCGGCCCACCTTGTATTGCAGCAACTCGTCGAGGTTGGTAGTGCCCGTGAGGGGGTGGCCATCCACGGCCAGCAGCACGTCGCCGGGCTTGAGGCCCGCCAGCGCCGCCGCGCCCAGCGGCAGCACGGTAGTGAGGCGCAGGCGGCCGTTTTGCTCGTATTCGGTAGCATCGAAGCGCACCCCCAGGCGGCCCGTGGCCGGAGCTACGGTGCCGGTGGGCGGCGCCGCCGGGCCCATGCCCGAGTGCGAGGCATTGAGTTCGCCAATCATCAGGTTTACCAGGCGGCGTACCTCATCCGGGGTGCGGGCCCCGGCGATGTAGGGCGCGAACTTCGCGTGTTGCGCCGGCCAATCGGTGCCGTTGAAGGTAGCATCGTTGAAGAAGTCGCGCAGGTAGGTCCAGGCTTCGTCAAACACCACGTTTTTCTCCTGCTCAAAGTCCACGTCCAGCTCGGCTGCCACGGCCACGGCGCGGGGCGTACCCTTACCGGTTTCCACAGGCACCACCTGAATGCGGCCCTGGTCGAGAAAATAGACTTCCTTGCTGTCGGGCGAAAACTGGGCCTCGCGCTTGGGACCGGCCGTAGAGGTAATCTGGCGGGCGGTGGTGGGCTCCTTGCTCAGCTCATCGAGCGGGTAAACATAAAGATTGGTCTGGTTCGACACCGTGGCCGTGAGCAGCAGCCACTTGCCGTCCGGACTGATGCGCTGCGAGCGCACATCGACCCCCACCGGCACGAGGCTCAGCCGGCGCCGAATATCGTCGAAAGTGATAGTAACGGGCGGTTTGGCCGGCGGAGTGCCGGCGGTAGCCAGCGCACCTTTCCGGCCTTTGCCGGCCCTGGCAGTCGCGCGGCTTGCTGGCTTTGCCGAGTCGGCCGCCGCCACTGGCAGGGGAGCCGGGGTAGCCGGCGCGGCGGGCTTGGCGGGCGGATTCTGGTTTTTATCGGGAGAAACGGGGCCGGGCACCGGCTCCTTAAACAGGTCGCGGAACTGGTCTTCGCGGAAGCGCGGCGTGCGCAGCTGCAAGTCGACGCGGGCTATCTGGGCATCCTCAGTACGCTGGCCGGTATCAAAAAGCAGGTACTTGCCATCGGGGCTCCACGAAAGCGAGTTGCTATTGGTATTTGCCAAAAAGCTCACCGGGCGGGCTGCGCCGCCGGCCGCGGGCACCACTTCTACGTTGGTGAAGCCTCGGGCGCCAGCCGGCGCAAAGGCCAGCCACCGGCCATCGGGCGACCACACGAACGAGCGCTCGGCGCTCAGCGGCGGGCGGCCAAAGCGGCCGGTGCCTACCACCCGCTCCTGCTTGCTGGCCAGGTCCAGCACCCGCAGTTCTTTGGCGTCGCGCTCGAAGGCCAGCAGCTTGCCATCGGGCGAAAAGCGGGGCTGCGCATCGTTCTTGGCGGCATTGGTAAGGCGGGTTTCTTGGCCGGTGGCGAAGGTGTAGCTGTACAAATGCCGGGCCCCGTCGCGGGCCGAGGCATACACCAGGCGGCGGCTGTCGGGCGTCCAGGCCAGGTCGGTTTCGGCCGTCACGGTCGTGGTGAGGCGGGTGGCCTCGCCGCCGTCGGCGGCCGAGGCCGCAAACACCTCGCCGTGCACAATAAAGGCCACTTTCTTGCCATCGGGCGAGAGCGCCAGCTCCTGCAGGCGGTCGGTGAAGCGCTGGCGCTCCACGCTCGGGCTGGCCGGCGCGCCCCGCCGCCGAATGGCCACCGGCTGCGCTTGGCCATTCTCCGTATTCAGGGTCCAGATGGCGAAGTCGCGCTCAAATACCACGAGCTTGCCATCGGCCGAAATGCTGGGCCACAGCACCCGGCCATCCTTGAAATTTGTTACCGGCTGCGAGGCCACCTTATCCAGGCCGATGGTCCAGATGTTTTCCGCCCCGCCCTGGTCGCTGGTGAAAAACAGCTTTTGGCCGGCCGGGCCCCACATGGGCCACAGAGCCTTAAAGCCCCCGTGGGTGAGGCCGGTGTAGGTGGGGCCACTCTTGCCCTCCTGTCGCAGCCAGATTTCCGACTCGTCGAGGTGGCTGTGGCCGTGCCGCCACCACTGGCCGGAGGCCACGCCCCGCGCCGCAAAAGCCAGCGTTTTGCCATCCGGACTGGGAGCGGCAAAAAACTCATTGGCGTAGCGGTCGGCCGATACGGCCGTGGGGGTGCCGCCGCCTACCGGCACGCGGTAAATATCGTTCATGCCCGATATATCGCGGCTGGTCGAGGAGTAGTACAGATACTTGCCGTCGGCCGACCACCCGTCGAGCTGGTCGAGGCCGTCGTCGAAGGTCAGCCGCTTGAGCTCGCCCGAGGCGAAGGTGAGCAGGTAGATGTCGCCGTTGCCGGTGCGCGTCGAGATGAACGCCAGCGACTTGCCATCGGGCGCATACAGCGGGCGGCTCTCGGTGGCGGGGTGGGCCACCAGCAGCCGGGCCTCGCCGCCGGCCACCGGCACCGTCCAGATATCACCGCCCGATACGAAAGCGATTTCCTGGCGGTCGGGCGAGATACCCGGCTCCGAAAACGAGGGTAGCGCCGCCGGCGGGGCGGCCAGCCCCACGGCTGGCAGCACTAGCAGCAAAGGCTGGCAAAGGCGGGGGAGGTATACGTTTTTAAATATATTTTGCAACTGCATAGCCGTGGCGGTAAGCGTGGAGGCTGCAAGGTAGAGCGCTGGCCTGCAATCGTTGCACAGCTGCCTGGCAAGTGCCGGCCGGCGGGTAAAAAATGCATAAAAAAGGGTTCTGACCGCCAGGTCAGAACCCTTTTCATCGCTGTCGCAGCCCTTGGGCAGGCTGCTGATAACTGCTATTGCTTCTGGAAGCGGCTGGTATAGGTTTGCTGCGTGCCGATAACGCGCACCACGTATAGGCCGGCGGCCAGGCTGCCCACACGCTGGCTGAGCTGCTGGCTAAGCTGCTCGACCGAGCCGGTGCCCTTCAGCACGAGGCTGCCCGTGGTGGTATACACGCTCAGGCTCAGGCTGGTACCGGCTTCAGGTACCTCCAGGCGTAGGGTATTGGTTACCGGGTTGGGGTACAGGCCCAGCGAGACGGTGCGCGCGGCCTGGGTAGCCAGCGCGTTGCCGGTGAAGGTATAGCGCGAGAAAACCGGGTAGTGGTCCGACGTGGTCGTGCTGTAGCCGGCAATCTGGGCCGCTACATCGGTGCGCACGGCTGCCGTGCCATTGAGGTAGTACGGAGCCATGTTTTTGTTGGCGATAACGTTGTCAATCACCGTTTTGAAGCTGGCCGTCGATTGCAGGCCGGCCTGGGCCAGCGGCAGCGTGATGGGCAGGTAGCTGGCATCGACCATGAAATTGTTGTACGACGAAACGGCCGGCGTTACCCCGGTGGCAATGGTGCCGTTGAGCACGTCGTTGTAGTCGCCCACGATAACAGTGTTCTCATTGGCGTGGTTTGTGTCCAGCTCGGCCTTCAGCAGCTCCGAGGCCAGCTTGCGGCGGGCGTAGTCGTTGGGCGAGGTGCTGGCGGCATTGGCCTTGGCATGAATCACGATGAAATTTACTTTCTTGGTTACGCCATCGAGCGTAACGTTGGCCGTCATCTTGTACGGGAAGCGGCCGCCGGCCCAGGCATTGTAGGCCGGGCAGGCCTGCACCTCAGTGCAGCGCAGCATCCCCATAAAAGTGGGGTTGCTCACGACATCGGTACGGTACACGAAAGCCAGCTTCTGGTCGTCCACGTAGTCGGGGTCGGAGGGGCTGTCGCCGTAGGAGCCGTAGCGCGATACCTGGAAGCTATACGGATGGCCGGTAGCCGTCGAGAGCTGGGCTACCACATTTTGCAGGCGTACGGTATCTACTACTTCGGCCAGCGCATACACGTCGGCGTTGAGCGTGGTCAGCACCTTTGCAATATTGGTTTGCTGCAGGGCTTTATCGGTGGGGCCGTGGCCTGCTACTACTGAGCCAAACCATTCCACGTTCCAGTTTACCAGCTCCAGGGTCTTGTTCAGGTCATACGTGTCGCCGCTCAGGGCTACGGTGGCTGGCGCGGC
The sequence above is drawn from the Hymenobacter baengnokdamensis genome and encodes:
- a CDS encoding S41 family peptidase — its product is MLPAVGLAAPPAALPSFSEPGISPDRQEIAFVSGGDIWTVPVAGGEARLLVAHPATESRPLYAPDGKSLAFISTRTGNGDIYLLTFASGELKRLTFDDGLDQLDGWSADGKYLYYSSTSRDISGMNDIYRVPVGGGTPTAVSADRYANEFFAAPSPDGKTLAFAARGVASGQWWRHGHSHLDESEIWLRQEGKSGPTYTGLTHGGFKALWPMWGPAGQKLFFTSDQGGAENIWTIGLDKVASQPVTNFKDGRVLWPSISADGKLVVFERDFAIWTLNTENGQAQPVAIRRRGAPASPSVERQRFTDRLQELALSPDGKKVAFIVHGEVFAASAADGGEATRLTTTVTAETDLAWTPDSRRLVYASARDGARHLYSYTFATGQETRLTNAAKNDAQPRFSPDGKLLAFERDAKELRVLDLASKQERVVGTGRFGRPPLSAERSFVWSPDGRWLAFAPAGARGFTNVEVVPAAGGAARPVSFLANTNSNSLSWSPDGKYLLFDTGQRTEDAQIARVDLQLRTPRFREDQFRDLFKEPVPGPVSPDKNQNPPAKPAAPATPAPLPVAAADSAKPASRATARAGKGRKGALATAGTPPAKPPVTITFDDIRRRLSLVPVGVDVRSQRISPDGKWLLLTATVSNQTNLYVYPLDELSKEPTTARQITSTAGPKREAQFSPDSKEVYFLDQGRIQVVPVETGKGTPRAVAVAAELDVDFEQEKNVVFDEAWTYLRDFFNDATFNGTDWPAQHAKFAPYIAGARTPDEVRRLVNLMIGELNASHSGMGPAAPPTGTVAPATGRLGVRFDATEYEQNGRLRLTTVLPLGAAALAGLKPGDVLLAVDGHPLTGTTNLDELLQYKVGRRTTLRVSAADGKEREVVVRPLSRETEKALDYRQWVEERRAYVAQASGGRLGYVHMFDMSAASLSQLYLDLDAENMTRDGVVVDVRNNNGGFVNVYAIDVLARRSYLSMASRDMATPVPARSALGQRSLELPTVLVTNQHSLSDAEDFSEGYRASKLGKIVGEPTGGWIIFTSGTTLLDGSSLRLPTSTVRSTRDGKVMEMNPRPVDVPVTRPIGESYTSHDSQLDTAVKELLGQLGK